Proteins from one Vibrio pomeroyi genomic window:
- a CDS encoding glycosyl hydrolase family 18 protein translates to MHLNQGRVAKKVFTLSTLTASCLMAFNSYAAVDCSTLEAWDSATVYTGGDQVSHDGSAYSANYWNQNNNPSQFEGDYAQWKKLDVCSGNGGGGTPNEAPTASLTAPTASDVIVEGDNVVLSATALDSDGSVASVEFFVDGSSVAVVTAAPFEAAWAATSGNHQVSVVATDNEGAASVASAVSVSVDSAQPGNEAPTVSVALSATSVDVGGVVTLTATAADSDGTVDKVDFYVAGALVGTAATSPYTLDYTTTQAGSLAVYAKATDNQGATADSALASLTVNGAPTVSTCRPDGLYQTQGIDVPYCTIYDDEGREKMGADHPRRVIGYFTSWRAGDDPQAAYLVNDIPWEQLTHINYAFVSIGSDGKVNVGDVNDPNNAAVGKEWPGVEVDPALGFKGHFGALATAKKKHGVKTLISIGGWAETGGHFATDGSRVADGGFYTMTTNSDGSINHQGIETFATSAVEMLRKYQFDGLDIDYEYPTSMAGAGNPYDKDFMEPRRQYLWASYQVLMKVLREKLDVASAEDGNHYMLTIAAPSSGYLLRGMETFDVTKYLDYVNIMSYDLHGAWNDHVGHNAALFDTGKDSELAQWNVYGTAAYGGIGYLNTDWAYHYFRGSMPAGRINIGVPYYTRGWQGVTGGENGLWGRAALPNQSECAAGTGEGEKNNCGHGAIGIDNMWHDTDPKGNEMGAGSNPMWHAKNLEKGIWGSYADAYKLDPVNDPTDVLTGTYTRNYDSVAVAPWLWNAEKGVFLSTEDKQSIDVKADYVIDKEIGGIMFWELAGDYNCYVLDASGNRTSIDTTEQACNSGNGEFHMGNTMTKAIYDKFKSATPYGNKVATGAIPTEALDISVSVGGFKVGDQNYPINPKITFTNNTGQALPGGTEFQFDIPVSAPDNAKDQSGGGLSVIASGHTRADNIGGLDGTMHRVAFTLPAWEDLPAGGVYELDMVYYLPISGPANYAVSVNGVDYAFSFEQPDLPLGDISSGGGNPGDGGTNPGTCDTAGLTVYPDLPQKDWAGNPSHANTGDQVVHNGSIYQANWWTSSEPGSDGSWTQVCS, encoded by the coding sequence ATGCACCTAAACCAAGGAAGAGTGGCCAAGAAGGTTTTTACACTCAGTACTCTCACTGCGTCATGCTTAATGGCGTTCAACAGCTACGCGGCTGTTGATTGTTCAACGTTAGAAGCGTGGGATTCTGCCACGGTATACACCGGTGGTGATCAGGTTTCACATGACGGCAGCGCGTACTCAGCGAATTACTGGAATCAAAACAACAACCCGAGCCAATTTGAAGGTGATTACGCACAGTGGAAAAAACTGGATGTGTGTAGCGGTAATGGAGGCGGCGGTACACCAAACGAAGCGCCAACCGCCTCGTTAACAGCGCCAACCGCATCCGATGTGATTGTTGAAGGCGATAATGTGGTACTTAGCGCAACAGCACTGGATTCTGATGGTAGTGTTGCTTCGGTAGAGTTCTTTGTCGATGGTTCTTCGGTTGCAGTAGTGACAGCGGCACCATTTGAAGCGGCTTGGGCAGCAACGTCTGGTAACCATCAAGTTTCAGTTGTTGCAACGGATAATGAAGGCGCAGCAAGTGTTGCAAGCGCAGTTTCTGTTTCTGTTGATTCAGCACAACCAGGTAATGAAGCTCCTACAGTTTCGGTAGCACTTTCAGCGACATCTGTTGATGTTGGTGGTGTAGTCACACTGACAGCAACGGCAGCAGACAGCGATGGCACGGTTGATAAGGTTGATTTCTACGTAGCGGGTGCTCTTGTGGGGACAGCAGCGACAAGCCCATACACGTTAGATTACACAACCACTCAAGCAGGCTCTTTAGCGGTTTACGCGAAAGCAACCGACAACCAAGGCGCAACGGCGGACTCTGCACTGGCTTCTTTGACGGTTAATGGCGCTCCAACGGTGAGCACATGTCGTCCTGATGGCTTGTATCAAACGCAAGGTATCGATGTCCCTTACTGTACGATTTACGATGACGAAGGCCGTGAGAAGATGGGCGCGGATCACCCACGTCGTGTGATTGGTTACTTCACCAGTTGGCGTGCAGGGGATGACCCACAAGCCGCTTACCTAGTAAATGATATTCCTTGGGAACAACTTACACACATTAACTACGCGTTCGTGAGCATTGGTTCAGACGGTAAAGTAAATGTGGGTGATGTAAACGATCCAAATAATGCTGCTGTAGGTAAAGAGTGGCCGGGCGTGGAAGTTGATCCTGCATTAGGTTTTAAAGGTCACTTTGGTGCACTCGCAACCGCGAAGAAAAAACACGGTGTTAAAACGTTAATCTCAATCGGTGGTTGGGCTGAAACAGGCGGCCACTTCGCGACTGACGGAAGCCGAGTTGCTGATGGCGGTTTCTACACCATGACGACAAATTCTGATGGTTCTATCAACCATCAAGGTATCGAAACATTCGCGACTTCAGCGGTTGAAATGCTTCGTAAATACCAGTTCGACGGCCTAGATATTGACTACGAATACCCAACTTCAATGGCGGGTGCAGGTAACCCATACGACAAGGACTTCATGGAACCACGTCGTCAGTACCTATGGGCTTCGTACCAAGTATTAATGAAAGTGCTGCGTGAGAAGCTTGATGTGGCGTCTGCGGAAGATGGCAATCATTACATGTTAACTATCGCGGCACCTTCTTCTGGCTACCTATTGCGCGGTATGGAAACATTTGATGTCACCAAGTACCTCGATTACGTGAATATCATGTCTTACGACCTTCACGGTGCGTGGAACGATCACGTTGGTCATAACGCTGCCTTGTTTGATACAGGTAAAGATTCAGAGTTAGCACAGTGGAACGTTTACGGCACTGCGGCTTATGGTGGTATCGGTTACCTGAACACGGATTGGGCTTACCATTACTTCCGTGGTTCTATGCCAGCAGGTCGTATTAACATCGGTGTGCCTTACTACACACGTGGTTGGCAAGGTGTAACGGGTGGCGAGAATGGTCTTTGGGGTCGAGCTGCGCTACCAAATCAATCTGAATGTGCTGCGGGTACAGGCGAAGGCGAGAAGAACAACTGTGGACATGGCGCAATTGGTATCGACAACATGTGGCACGATACCGATCCGAAAGGCAACGAAATGGGCGCGGGTTCAAACCCAATGTGGCACGCGAAGAACCTAGAGAAAGGTATTTGGGGTTCTTATGCGGATGCTTACAAGCTTGATCCTGTCAACGATCCAACGGATGTTTTAACGGGTACTTACACGCGTAACTACGACAGCGTAGCAGTTGCACCTTGGTTGTGGAATGCTGAGAAGGGTGTATTCCTTTCTACAGAAGATAAGCAGTCTATCGATGTGAAAGCGGACTACGTTATCGATAAAGAAATCGGCGGCATTATGTTCTGGGAACTAGCAGGGGATTATAACTGTTATGTACTCGATGCGAGCGGCAACCGAACTTCAATCGATACCACTGAGCAAGCATGTAACAGCGGTAACGGTGAGTTCCACATGGGTAACACAATGACGAAAGCTATCTACGATAAGTTTAAGTCTGCAACCCCATATGGAAACAAAGTAGCGACGGGTGCTATCCCAACAGAAGCGCTAGATATCTCGGTATCGGTTGGTGGCTTCAAAGTCGGTGACCAAAACTACCCAATTAACCCTAAGATCACGTTCACGAACAACACAGGGCAAGCACTTCCGGGTGGAACTGAGTTCCAATTCGATATCCCAGTGTCAGCTCCTGATAACGCGAAAGATCAATCGGGCGGTGGTTTGTCTGTGATTGCTTCGGGTCATACTCGTGCGGATAACATCGGCGGATTAGACGGTACTATGCACCGCGTAGCGTTCACGTTACCTGCATGGGAAGATCTTCCAGCTGGTGGTGTGTATGAGCTAGATATGGTGTATTACTTGCCAATTTCAGGCCCTGCAAACTATGCAGTGAGCGTGAATGGTGTCGACTATGCCTTTAGCTTCGAGCAACCCGATCTACCATTAGGTGATATCAGTTCTGGTGGCGGTAACCCTGGTGATGGTGGCACAAACCCTGGTACATGTGACACTGCAGGTTTAACGGTTTACCCAGATCTACCTCAGAAAGATTGGGCAGGTAATCCAAGCCATGCAAACACCGGTGACCAAGTCGTTCACAACGGTAGTATTTACCAAGCTAACTGGTGGACAAGCTCTGAACCGGGTAGCGACGGTAGCTGGACTCAGGTTTGTTCTTAA
- a CDS encoding D-alanyl-D-alanine carboxypeptidase — MKLFSKYSLPLLSIFIVSNAAMVSNAAVAAPSIVPTPPSLGAKGYVLIDFNSGDVLVENNAHTKLNPASLTKLMTSYVAGQEMKRGNISADDQVRISENAWAKNFPDSSKMFIEVNTDVAMMDLYRGLIIQSGNDASVAIAEHVAGSQDAFVDLMNSWATSLKLENTHFANAHGLDAEDLYSTPYDIALLGRAIIKDLPDVYGLYSERSFSYNGITQHNRNGLLRDRSLTVDGMKTGYTSGAGYSLASSATQGEMRLIAVVMGASSVKSRESDSKQLLSYGFRFFDTLNPHQGGDQVAEEKVWFGEQDTLKLGVAEDTFITLPKSDSKKLTASIELNSELKAPIAEGQTLGVVHYTVDGEDVQTQPLIALEAVEQGGLFKRLMDYVKLFFASLF; from the coding sequence ATGAAACTGTTCTCCAAATACTCTCTCCCTCTATTAAGTATATTCATTGTAAGTAACGCCGCGATGGTTAGTAATGCCGCCGTCGCTGCACCTTCTATCGTACCGACTCCACCTAGCTTAGGTGCGAAAGGGTATGTGTTAATCGACTTCAATTCTGGTGATGTGCTTGTCGAAAATAATGCACACACTAAGTTAAACCCAGCAAGCTTAACCAAGCTGATGACCAGCTATGTTGCTGGTCAGGAGATGAAGCGAGGCAACATCTCTGCTGACGACCAAGTTCGAATCAGTGAAAACGCATGGGCGAAGAACTTCCCTGACTCTTCAAAGATGTTCATTGAAGTGAATACTGATGTTGCGATGATGGACCTGTATCGTGGTTTGATCATTCAATCAGGCAACGATGCCAGTGTTGCGATTGCCGAGCACGTAGCTGGTTCACAAGATGCTTTCGTTGATTTGATGAACTCTTGGGCGACTTCTCTGAAATTGGAAAATACCCATTTCGCTAACGCACACGGTCTAGACGCCGAAGACCTCTATTCGACTCCTTATGATATCGCGCTACTTGGCCGAGCGATTATTAAAGATCTTCCTGATGTGTATGGTTTATACAGCGAACGTTCTTTCAGCTATAACGGCATTACACAACACAACCGTAATGGCTTGCTACGTGATAGAAGCTTAACTGTTGATGGCATGAAGACAGGCTACACATCTGGCGCAGGCTACAGCTTAGCGAGCTCTGCGACACAAGGTGAAATGAGACTTATCGCGGTGGTTATGGGCGCATCAAGCGTTAAGAGCCGTGAGTCAGACAGTAAACAGCTATTGAGCTACGGCTTCCGCTTCTTCGATACGCTAAACCCACATCAAGGTGGCGATCAAGTAGCAGAAGAGAAGGTGTGGTTTGGTGAGCAAGACACATTGAAGCTTGGTGTTGCTGAAGATACGTTTATCACGCTGCCTAAGTCAGACAGTAAAAAGCTGACCGCGTCTATCGAGCTTAACTCTGAACTGAAAGCGCCGATTGCTGAAGGACAAACTTTAGGTGTGGTTCACTACACAGTCGATGGCGAAGATGTTCAAACTCAACCTTTGATTGCACTTGAAGCGGTCGAGCAGGGTGGTTTGTTCAAGCGTTTAATGGATTACGTTAAGTTGTTCTTTGCGAGTCTATTCTAG
- a CDS encoding BCCT family transporter, which produces MSNLTQVANENINAESTSIDFNKAQSLGEKLELGNPVFWLSGSFLTLFVILAFTNTSVLSELVNIGFSYSTKWFGAFWQVLLLLNFIIGLVLALGRTGHVRLGTLALPEMTTFKWMSIVLCTLLAGGGVFWAAAEPIAHFVSAPPLYGNADPQAMAFNALSQSFMHWGFLAWAILGGLSSIVLMHLHYDKGLPLKPRTLLYPVLGDKAINSWVGNVVDACSIVAVAAGTIGPIGFLGLQISYALSELFGISDSFATQSVVIIFAIAMYTLSALSGVNKGIQLVSRYNIILSVCLIGYILLVGPTSFIVDGYLQGMGEMVDNFIPMALYRQDTAWLGGWTVFFWGWFLGYGPMMAIFIARISRGRTIRQMIVSISIVAPLVTCFWFSIVGGSGLAFELENPGVISSAFEGFNLPAVLLAITAQLPFPTLIAILFLILTTTFIVTTGDSMTYTISVVMTGTTEPNATVRTFWGIIMGAVAIALISMGSGGISALQSFIVITAVPVSFILLPCLWHAPKIAKQMARDQGLV; this is translated from the coding sequence ATGTCCAACTTGACGCAAGTCGCCAACGAAAACATCAACGCAGAATCTACTTCTATCGATTTCAATAAAGCTCAATCTTTGGGTGAAAAACTGGAACTCGGAAACCCAGTCTTTTGGCTTAGTGGTAGTTTTTTAACCCTCTTTGTCATCCTCGCTTTCACCAACACCTCCGTGTTGTCCGAACTTGTTAACATCGGCTTTAGTTACTCAACTAAGTGGTTCGGTGCTTTCTGGCAAGTCCTATTACTACTTAACTTCATCATCGGCTTAGTGCTTGCACTAGGACGCACAGGCCACGTTCGCTTAGGAACGCTTGCCCTCCCTGAAATGACCACCTTTAAATGGATGTCTATCGTCCTATGTACGCTGCTAGCTGGCGGTGGTGTGTTCTGGGCAGCAGCAGAGCCTATTGCTCACTTTGTTTCAGCTCCGCCACTTTATGGCAACGCTGATCCTCAAGCGATGGCATTTAATGCTCTATCACAATCTTTCATGCACTGGGGTTTCCTTGCATGGGCAATCTTAGGTGGCTTGTCTTCTATCGTCTTAATGCATCTGCATTACGACAAAGGCCTTCCTCTTAAGCCTCGTACTCTGCTTTACCCAGTACTTGGCGATAAGGCTATTAACAGCTGGGTGGGTAACGTAGTCGACGCATGCAGCATCGTCGCTGTAGCCGCAGGTACTATCGGCCCTATCGGCTTCCTTGGCCTGCAAATCAGCTACGCGCTAAGCGAACTGTTTGGCATTTCAGACAGCTTTGCAACTCAAAGTGTCGTTATTATCTTTGCCATCGCTATGTACACGCTTTCTGCTTTGAGCGGCGTGAATAAAGGTATCCAACTAGTAAGCCGTTACAACATCATCTTGTCTGTGTGTCTAATCGGCTACATCCTTCTTGTTGGCCCAACGAGCTTCATCGTTGACGGTTACCTGCAAGGCATGGGCGAAATGGTTGATAACTTCATCCCAATGGCGCTTTACCGCCAAGATACGGCGTGGCTAGGTGGCTGGACGGTATTCTTCTGGGGTTGGTTCTTAGGCTACGGCCCAATGATGGCAATCTTCATTGCTCGTATCTCACGTGGCCGTACCATTCGCCAAATGATCGTTTCTATCAGCATCGTTGCACCGCTTGTAACGTGTTTCTGGTTCAGCATCGTCGGTGGTAGTGGTTTAGCGTTTGAACTAGAGAACCCAGGCGTGATTTCTAGCGCGTTCGAAGGCTTCAACCTTCCAGCAGTTCTTCTAGCAATTACTGCGCAACTGCCGTTCCCTACTCTGATTGCGATTCTGTTCCTTATCCTGACGACTACGTTCATCGTGACGACAGGTGACTCAATGACTTACACAATCAGTGTGGTAATGACGGGCACAACAGAGCCGAACGCAACAGTACGTACTTTCTGGGGTATCATCATGGGTGCGGTAGCTATTGCACTTATCTCGATGGGCTCTGGCGGCATCTCTGCTCTACAGTCGTTCATTGTGATCACAGCCGTTCCTGTATCGTTTATCTTGCTGCCGTGTCTATGGCACGCACCGAAAATCGCGAAGCAGATGGCAAGAGATCAAGGTCTCGTTTAA
- a CDS encoding YkgB family protein, which translates to MHVQTYDLKQTNVGYNLGVVGVALVLAWIGIYKFTPTEAMLIEPLIANHPAMNWLYNLLSVQAVSNMVGGAEIIVAIGLIVGFKKPTVAFYSGIAAAAIFVVTLSFLITTPNAWKVSDGILVTNFFLVKDILFLAIAISVIERNKPQK; encoded by the coding sequence ATGCATGTTCAAACCTATGATTTAAAACAGACTAATGTGGGATATAACCTTGGAGTAGTTGGCGTAGCATTAGTGCTCGCTTGGATTGGTATTTACAAGTTTACGCCAACCGAAGCGATGCTCATTGAACCGTTAATCGCAAATCATCCTGCAATGAACTGGCTTTACAATCTGTTATCAGTGCAAGCTGTGTCTAACATGGTGGGTGGCGCGGAGATCATTGTCGCGATTGGATTGATCGTTGGATTTAAGAAACCGACAGTTGCTTTCTATTCAGGCATTGCTGCAGCGGCTATCTTTGTTGTGACACTCAGCTTCCTAATTACAACGCCAAATGCTTGGAAAGTATCGGATGGCATCTTAGTCACTAACTTCTTCCTAGTAAAAGACATCCTGTTCTTGGCGATCGCTATTAGCGTAATCGAACGTAACAAACCTCAGAAGTAA
- a CDS encoding YgjV family protein, whose amino-acid sequence MEFNMVEILGYAASIMVAISLTMKDIVRLRVLNFIGCALFTAYGIMIDAWPVAATNGFIACVNIYFLAKMQKEKKTEAMKAAKA is encoded by the coding sequence ATGGAATTCAATATGGTTGAAATTTTAGGTTACGCTGCGTCTATTATGGTCGCAATTTCATTAACAATGAAAGATATCGTTCGTCTGCGTGTCCTTAACTTTATCGGTTGTGCTCTCTTCACAGCTTACGGCATCATGATTGACGCTTGGCCAGTTGCTGCAACCAATGGTTTTATCGCTTGTGTAAACATCTACTTCCTTGCAAAAATGCAAAAGGAAAAAAAAACGGAAGCGATGAAAGCAGCGAAAGCTTAA
- a CDS encoding RidA family protein, translating into MKIHRINPTKRWSDVTVFNGIASFVEVPETDTSAGIKSQVQQIFDQAEEMMSLVDSDKSRVLSVTIYLTDFANFDALNEVWEAWFPEGCAPSRACVKAELANPELLVEMSFMVAAGEKFQ; encoded by the coding sequence GTGAAAATCCATAGAATTAACCCGACCAAACGTTGGTCTGATGTCACTGTATTTAATGGCATCGCAAGCTTTGTTGAAGTACCAGAGACGGATACATCGGCAGGAATTAAGAGTCAGGTTCAACAAATTTTTGATCAAGCTGAAGAAATGATGAGCTTGGTCGACAGCGACAAATCTCGCGTATTGTCAGTGACTATTTACCTAACGGATTTCGCTAACTTTGATGCACTAAATGAAGTTTGGGAAGCGTGGTTCCCTGAAGGCTGCGCGCCAAGCCGCGCATGCGTGAAAGCAGAACTTGCTAACCCTGAACTATTGGTTGAAATGTCATTCATGGTTGCGGCGGGTGAAAAGTTTCAATAA
- a CDS encoding diguanylate cyclase — translation MKVRRKYILSFSIVLAVVSLILSAVQFNRTKESLLESNQFFFRTIVNASYDIVDTTVNEAIRTYLKGVTDTVASHTVRVNPEQEVDEVIRIANELVIGESGYIYLMSPQGVHLYHPFLQGQNRAHLTHIQQQLSLKSGMTQYSHANPHEVGKRAKVAYSVRLPSGNTLVATTYKDELMYLVDLEALKDKLRKYSYGDSGYVYIVDLQGELVLQPNFEHQHLKALIEDSSELLLDKVVAEPEGHFSYSISTEDGTTSKNIFYKFYPYLNWVISAGVLEQELNKNHSLLLASLMTLVVSLLSIIVVLILYLRHRHLKILDVASLDYLTGLHSRRSFIEQIKLRISDNSPYPLQGVGVILLDIDHFKSVNDLHGHAQGDRVICAVAKTLKQFTSNHRLIARYGGEEFILVTFDCDERQLFELSEALRHRVEQIQGLVSPVTVSAGCCYAQVLFQIEGTIEKADKALYQAKEGGRNNTQMYRENEYRIAYT, via the coding sequence TTGAAAGTCAGACGTAAATACATTCTTAGTTTTTCAATTGTACTGGCCGTAGTTTCTTTGATCCTTTCTGCTGTTCAGTTCAACCGAACGAAAGAATCACTATTAGAATCCAATCAGTTCTTCTTTCGTACCATTGTGAACGCGAGCTACGATATCGTAGACACCACAGTCAACGAAGCGATAAGAACCTATCTCAAAGGTGTGACTGATACCGTCGCCTCTCATACTGTGCGTGTCAATCCAGAACAAGAAGTCGACGAGGTCATCCGAATTGCCAATGAACTGGTGATTGGAGAGTCCGGCTATATCTATCTAATGTCGCCTCAAGGTGTTCATCTGTATCACCCGTTTCTACAAGGGCAAAATCGTGCGCACCTAACCCATATCCAACAACAGCTGAGTTTAAAGTCTGGAATGACTCAGTACTCTCACGCCAATCCACACGAAGTCGGTAAACGTGCGAAGGTTGCGTACTCAGTGAGGCTTCCGAGTGGTAATACATTGGTGGCGACCACTTATAAAGATGAACTGATGTATCTGGTTGATCTTGAAGCGCTTAAAGACAAATTGAGAAAGTACTCTTATGGCGATAGTGGTTATGTGTATATCGTTGATTTGCAGGGTGAGTTAGTTCTTCAACCTAACTTTGAACACCAGCATTTAAAAGCCTTGATTGAAGACTCTTCAGAGTTGCTGCTCGATAAGGTTGTGGCTGAACCTGAAGGTCACTTTAGCTACTCAATCTCTACAGAAGATGGCACGACAAGCAAAAACATCTTCTATAAGTTTTATCCATACCTGAACTGGGTTATTTCTGCGGGTGTGTTAGAACAAGAGCTCAACAAAAATCACAGCTTGTTGCTGGCAAGTTTGATGACGTTGGTGGTTAGCCTACTGAGTATTATTGTGGTTCTGATCCTTTACCTGCGGCATCGTCACCTAAAGATCTTAGATGTGGCGAGCCTTGATTATCTTACTGGATTGCACAGTAGGCGCAGTTTCATTGAGCAGATTAAACTGAGAATATCGGATAACTCGCCTTATCCCTTACAAGGTGTTGGCGTTATTCTATTGGATATTGACCATTTTAAATCAGTGAATGACCTACACGGACATGCTCAGGGTGATAGGGTGATTTGTGCTGTCGCAAAAACCTTGAAGCAGTTTACAAGTAACCATCGCTTGATTGCTCGTTATGGTGGCGAAGAGTTTATTCTGGTGACATTTGATTGTGATGAGCGTCAACTGTTCGAATTGTCAGAAGCGTTAAGACACAGAGTCGAACAAATACAAGGCTTGGTGTCGCCAGTGACAGTGAGTGCAGGGTGTTGTTATGCTCAGGTGTTGTTTCAGATAGAAGGCACAATCGAAAAAGCCGACAAAGCGCTCTACCAAGCTAAAGAGGGTGGTCGAAATAACACTCAGATGTATCGAGAGAATGAATATCGCATTGCTTATACTTGA
- a CDS encoding DUF4136 domain-containing protein, which produces MIKRSICATKSIKRAALSALIAVGLTACTTQEQPAVHDYGVVTSGDFEFMKDGVTTYSWHPQSEQVYLSQKYDETLVTDMVRDAIEEQLSEKGYRLKQDGSIGDVVVGFGLAEESELNDNSIFDAVQLSTGVPFYDGKGKLAEKGSLYIVFSVPNSEMIQWRALAQSGIQPQLESGESKQRISGFVEMLFRRMPERSN; this is translated from the coding sequence ATGATAAAACGATCCATTTGTGCAACAAAAAGCATAAAAAGAGCGGCACTGTCGGCTTTAATAGCGGTTGGACTGACGGCTTGTACCACACAAGAACAACCAGCAGTACATGACTATGGTGTTGTGACAAGCGGTGACTTCGAATTCATGAAAGACGGTGTGACGACATACTCGTGGCACCCACAGTCGGAACAGGTCTATCTTTCTCAAAAATACGATGAAACCTTGGTTACCGATATGGTACGTGACGCAATTGAAGAGCAATTGTCTGAGAAAGGATACCGTTTGAAACAGGACGGCAGTATTGGTGATGTAGTGGTTGGTTTCGGGCTCGCGGAAGAATCGGAGCTCAATGACAATTCAATTTTTGATGCGGTTCAGCTTTCTACGGGCGTACCTTTCTATGATGGCAAAGGTAAATTGGCCGAAAAAGGATCTCTGTATATCGTGTTTTCAGTACCAAATTCAGAAATGATTCAATGGCGAGCGTTAGCGCAATCTGGTATTCAACCACAACTGGAATCTGGCGAAAGCAAACAGCGCATTTCAGGCTTTGTAGAGATGCTATTTAGACGTATGCCCGAGCGCTCAAACTAA